From the genome of Deltaproteobacteria bacterium:
CTTGGTCCGTGGCGTCTCCCAGCCCACGGCGCGCCCAACGCCACCGGCAGGGGGGCTTCCGCGCTCGCGGCCGTGCTTTCCCCGGATGAAAAAGCCTGGCTGAAGCAGCATCCACTCCTTCGTGTCGGCGGTCCCCGCGCCTTCGCGCCATTCCATTATTATGACGAACAGGGCGCGGCCCGGGGCATGGCCCAGGATTATCTGCGTCTGCTGCTGTCCAGACTGGGGCTGGCCATGCGCGTGGACAACGATCAGCCCTGGCCCGATGTCCTGGCCAAGGCCAAGGCCAGGGAACTCGATCTCGTTGCCTGCGCCGCCCGGACTTCGGATCGGGAGGCCTATCTGCGCTTTTCCGCGCCAGTCTTGTCCTATCCCCTGGTTGTCGTCGGTCGCACGGACGGGCCGTTTCTTGGAGGTTTGGCCGATCTGCATGGGTTGCGCGTCGCCGTGGTGCGCGGCAACGTGTCCCTGGACTGGATGCGGCGCGACCATGTCGATCCCGTGCCGGTTTTCGTTTCGACGCCCCTGGAGGCCTTGCGGGCCGTGTCCACGGGGCGGGCCGAGGCCTGTGTCGAAAATTTGGCCGCGGCCACCTATCTGATGGAAAAACACGGTCTGACCAACCTGAAGGTGGCGGCGCCGACGCGTTTTGAACAATACAACCTCCATTTCGCCGTGCGTTCGGATTGGCCGGAACTGGCGTCCATGCTCGACAAGGCGCTGCGTTCGCTGACGCCGGCGGATCATGCCAGGATTCGCAACGACTGGCTGGCCGTGCGCTATGAGCACGGCATCCGCGTGTCCGATGTCCTCGTGTGGGGACTCGCGGTCGGGTTGCCGATCCTGGCCGCCTTGGGCGCCCTGATCATCGGTCATGGCCGGTTGCGCCGGGAGATGAACCATCGTCGGAACATGGAGGCCGCCCTCCAGGCCAGCGAACGGCGTTTCAAGGAGCTCATCCGCAATTCCTCGGACACCATCACCATCATGGATGGAGACGGCCGCCAGCTTTTTGTCAGCAATGCCGTGGAGCGGATGCTCGGCTATACGCCGGATGAATTGACCGGTGTCGCCGTCATCGACCACGTCATCCATCCCGAGGACCGGGGGCGCGTCCGGGCCGCGTTTCGGACGATTCTCCGCGTGGGATATGGCGGCGCGCGTTATCGCTGCCGGCACAAGAATGGATCGTGGGTCTACCTGGAAGGGTGGGGCACCAACCAGCTGGACAATCCGGATATCCGGGGCGTGGTGGTCAACGTGCGCGACATCACCGAACGCAAACGGGCCGAGGACGCCCTGCGCGCCGCCAAGGAGGCGGCCGACGCCGCCAGTCGGGCCAAATCCGAATTCCTGGCCAACATGAGCCATGAAATCCGCACGCCCATCAACGGGGTTCTGGGCATGTTGCAGGTGCTGCAGGCCACGAACCTCGACGCGGAACAGGCCGAGTTCGCGGCCTCGGCCATCCAGGCCTGCGCGCGCCTGGAACGCCTGCTCAGCGATATCCTCGACTTTTCCCGCATCGAAGCCGGCAAGCTGGTCATCCAGACCGCGCCCATGCGCATCGCCGATGTGTGCGGGCATGTCCGGGACCTTTTCGGCCCCATTGCCCGCGAGAAGGGCATCGCATTGCGGTTCGAGCTCGATGCCGACATTCCGCGCGTGCTCGGCGACGCGGCCCGGCTGCAACAAGTGCTGGTCAACCTGGTCGGCAATGCCCTGAAGTTCACGCCGGCGGGCAGCGTCACGGTCGAGGCATGGGCGCTGCGTCCGGAGCGGGCCGGACGGCGGCGGGTTCTGTTTTTGGTCACCGATACGGGCATCGGCATTTCCGACGAGGATTTGGCGCGGCTTTTCCGGCCCTTTGTCCAGGCGTCCGGAGGCTACGCGCGCGGCCATCAGGGCGCCGGTCTCGGG
Proteins encoded in this window:
- a CDS encoding transporter substrate-binding domain-containing protein, whose amino-acid sequence is MSWQIRRGIVFFVVALCTVLGPWRLPAHGAPNATGRGASALAAVLSPDEKAWLKQHPLLRVGGPRAFAPFHYYDEQGAARGMAQDYLRLLLSRLGLAMRVDNDQPWPDVLAKAKARELDLVACAARTSDREAYLRFSAPVLSYPLVVVGRTDGPFLGGLADLHGLRVAVVRGNVSLDWMRRDHVDPVPVFVSTPLEALRAVSTGRAEACVENLAAATYLMEKHGLTNLKVAAPTRFEQYNLHFAVRSDWPELASMLDKALRSLTPADHARIRNDWLAVRYEHGIRVSDVLVWGLAVGLPILAALGALIIGHGRLRREMNHRRNMEAALQASERRFKELIRNSSDTITIMDGDGRQLFVSNAVERMLGYTPDELTGVAVIDHVIHPEDRGRVRAAFRTILRVGYGGARYRCRHKNGSWVYLEGWGTNQLDNPDIRGVVVNVRDITERKRAEDALRAAKEAADAASRAKSEFLANMSHEIRTPINGVLGMLQVLQATNLDAEQAEFAASAIQACARLERLLSDILDFSRIEAGKLVIQTAPMRIADVCGHVRDLFGPIAREKGIALRFELDADIPRVLGDAARLQQVLVNLVGNALKFTPAGSVTVEAWALRPERAGRRRVLFLVTDTGIGISDEDLARLFRPFVQASGGYARGHQGAGLGLSICKRLVELMGGSITVESEPDTGTVVFFALDFAVDSAPGPSATETAGSVVHLDGRRLLLAEDDAISAMAALALLRRRGAEVTHVADGRGVLAAVAGGHFDLILMDVQMPDMDGVEATRRLRAGEAGAAGRDIPIIAMTAYAMTGDRERFLDMGMNGYVAKPVSL